Genomic window (Leptolyngbya sp. 'hensonii'):
GGTGATTAGTTTTGTGTGGGTTAAGTTGGCTTTACAGAGCTCAGCCACAATCAAATTAGCGTGACTCAAGTTTGCCTCGCTCAGATTCGCCCCCGTAAGATTGACTGCAGTCAAAGAGGCATAACTTAAATTGGCACCCCGCAAATTCGCTCTAAACAGATTGGCGCGGCTTAAATCAGCATTCGCGAGATTGGCCTCCGCGAGATTGATTTCGCTCAGGTTAGCTCTGTAAAGATTCGCTTTACCCAGGTCTATTCTACTGAAGTCTCTTTCCCCTGCTGCGTATCGCTTCAGAAGCTCATCAATATCCATGCGGCCTATATCTCAATCAATGACTGCAGTTTTGAATTTCTTCCATAAAACTACAATCTAATCTTCTGAACTACTACCTTAATAGCAGGATATTCCATCGTAAACCATCCTGGAAATTCAGCAGCTTCTACTAATCGAGCAATGTCCGATCAGCCCGTTTAAACTAGCACGGGCATCCTGCCCGTTTCTATAAAAGATTTGTCAGGCAGTCAGGTCCCCAAGTCATGAGAGAGAACTGAGTTCCGATCAGTTCCGAGTCTATGGCATGAAAAATTACTAGAGAATAAAGTAAGGAAAAAAGGTGACGATCGTTCACCTGCATTCCAATCAGAACTGAGTAGGAGCATTGAACCTGCCGTGAATCCTAATCGGACAGGATCCGATAACCTCTCGACCCATCGTATCCCAGCTAAGAATCCCTGGTTGGCCGTCAACCTATCGATGCTGTTTCCTGGCCTGGGTCTGATTTATGCAAATCGGTTTCCTGAAGGCGGCTGTTTTCTGGCCCTTGAACTGGCCGTGCTGACGATCCTGGGCTGGTCTGTTTTTGGAGCTAACGGCAATACTATGGTAGGTCTGGCCCTGATCCTGCCTGCCATTTTCATTTATGTTGCCAGCCTCTTTGAGTCCTATCGCTGTGTGAGTGGAATCAGTATCCTGGCAGCACAGAACAGGCTGAACCGGCAAAAGGATCCCTGGTTTGCGGTTTTTCTCTCTCAATTAATTCCGGGGTTGGGGCATTTCCACCTTGAAGATCTGGTCACAGGCTCTGCCCTGATGGTCTTGACCCTGATCGCCCTGGGTTTGAGCAGTCGCTCTTCCTGGCTTCTGCTGGCTCCTCCCCTACTCTACGCCATTGCCTGCTACCATATCTCCACCGCATTTCAACCACAGTTTCGCTCCAGGCAGCAACTTCTACTGCTCCTGATTACGGCGATCATGGTTTTAAGGTTAACCCTCGGCTCCATCCCCATTTGGGTCCGTTTTTTTGTGGAACCTTTCATTGTTCCCAGTAGTTCCATGTTACCGACACTGCAGGTTGGCGATCGGATCTTTGTGGATAAATCCCCTGCTTACCGCCCCAGGCAGGAAGATCTCATTGTTTTCCAAGCTCCCCAAGCAGCCCTAGCCGGAGACAGCAAAAAGATCAGATTTTACGTAAAACGCATTATTGGCGAACCGGGGCAAATCATCCAGGTGAAAGACTGGCGGGTTTATGTCGATGGTTTGCCACTGCAAGAGAATTACATTGCTGAACCCCCCGCTTATCTCTGGGGACCCAAGACCGTTCCCCCAGGCTCCTATTTTGTCATGGGAGATAATCGCAATGACAGTTTTGATTCCCATGTCTGGGGCTTTCTCTCGCAAAGCCAGATTATTGGTCGAGCTTATAAAATCTACTGGCCCCCCCGACGGATCAAGGCCCTGTAGCCTGAAATTCAAACTCCACCTGACGATTCCATTGTTTGCAGGGATTTCAGGGCAGCGCGACTCTGATACCGATCAGCAAAATGCTGCTTAATCTGAGTTGCATACTCCTGCACAGGTTTAGGGGGGAGCAGTGCCACAAACAGACGCAGTTTGACCAAGTTCATGCCATTAGAAACTCTGGCTTCCACTGAGACAATAGCAGCCAGAGTAAATGTAGACTAGGTATCTTTGAGGAGATATTGGCTTGAAATTATCATTCCAGCCATTGGCAGGACTGTCGTGCAGGCTACCGAGTTGAAGAAACCCTAGTTATCCACCCGTCCGAACCTGACTCTCAACTAGCTGCTGATGCAGTTGCTTCCAGGTCTGAGCCGGTTCCCGACACAGGAGACCCTGACAAACCAGCCCCACCGCACCCACAGGCAAATCCTCTGTAGTCGCCAGGACGGTTGCCGGTAAGTACCGACTGGCCAGAGCATTGAGTTGATCAGCCGGGACGCGCACCAGCGTCTGGTTATAGAACCAATCCAGGGCTGTGAAAAGGCTGGGGCAAGCCTGGGGGGTACGCTGCAGGATACTTCCAAAAGATTGTAGGGCCTGTTCTGCCCGATCGAGATAGTCCAGATTTTCGCTCAAAAGCGCCAATCGGACCAAGTTGGCGATCGCAACGCCATTGGCTGCAGGAGTGGCATTATCCACATAACTGCGCTCCCGCACAATCAGATCTCGCCCTGCATCAGCGGCTGTGTTGTAGTAGCCTCCCAGTTCCACGCTCCAGAGAAATTCATCAAATTCTTCCTGAACCCGCATGGCCTGCTCCAACCAATTTGTCATCGGTTCTGGGGCGGCACCCACAACCACCAGGCTGGCTTGTTGTAAATCCAGCAGCGCTTTAATAAACAGGGCATAATCCTCAGACTGGGCCAGGACTGCGATCTGCCCCTCATAGTTCAACCGGTGGAAGCGCCCATCCTGCCACTGGTGTTGCCGAATAAAATTGGCAGCCTGGATCGCAGGTTGCAAATAGTCTGAAGCCTGAAAGGCTGTCGCAGCACGGGCCAGCCCAGAAATCATCAGGCTGTTCCAAGCCACGATCATCTTTGTATCCGTAACCGGTGGAATTCGACCAGGCCAATCGTGGCTTTTCGCCTCCTGGTTGTTGCGAGCGGGTGGAAAAGTGGTCAGGGTCTGACGATTTTCCCCATAGCGAATCTGAAATAGCTTATCCAGAGCAGATTTGAGGTTTACACTCAGGACACCAATTTCGTACCGTTGCAGAACGCTTTTCCCTTCAAAATTACCCTCCGGCGTAACGGTAAAGTTTTCAATGAGCTCAGCGAATTCATCCGCCGTTAACTGGGCCTCCAGTTCAGGATAGGTCCAGACATAAAATGCGCCCTCCTCCGGTTCAATATCATGCGCAGTGTGGAAGCTATCCGCATCCTGAGCGGCATAGAAGTAGCCAGCCGGAGCTGTCATTTCCCGCTGGAGCCATTGCAAAGTTCCCGCGATCGCCGTTTCAAAGGCCGGTTCCTGAACGCCAGTAGTCCAGAGATTCGCCAGGTATTCCATAATCTGGCCATTGTCGTAGAGCATCTTCTCAAAGTGAGGCACAGTCCAGTTGGGGTCTACCGTGTAACGATGGAAGCCACCCCCAACATGGTCATAGATGCCACCCAGGGCTAGCAAGATACCCCGCTGAGTAGCCAACTGACGGGCATTGTCAGGCGACTGCATCTGAAACCGGGCAGCACGCAAGGTCAGATCGGCGTAAGGAATCATGGGAAAGCTGGGACCCGATCCCCGAGGGCTCAGCACCCCCACCGTCTTTTCCACACCTTGCCGAAACTGATCCGCATTCAGAACCTGCCCGGGCTGGATCAGCACCGAACTCTGGAGTGCCCCCAGAATTTTTTCCCGAATCCCTAGCAGTTCTTCCTTGTCGGTATCGTAATAGCGGCGCAGTTCCTGCAATACCCTCAAAAAACCGGGTCGGCCATAGCGGGGTTCTACCGGAAAATAGGTTCCCCCATAGAAAGGCACCCGATCCTCCGGTGACAGAAACACATTTAACGGCCAGCCCCCCTGCCCTACCATCATCTGCAGAGCCTGCATATAAATGGTGTCCAGATCAGGCCGTTCTTCCCGATCGACCTTGATCGGAAGAAAGTAAGTGTTCATGTACTCCGCGATCGTGAGGTCAGAAAATGCCTCCCCCTCCATCACCGTACACCAGTGGCAACTGGAGTAGCCGATCGACAGAAAAATGGGCTTATTCTCTCGCTTCGCCGTTTCCAGGGCTTCATCACACCAGGGCCACCAGTCGATCGGATTTTCGGCATGCTTCCGTAGATACAGGCTCTGAGACTGGGCGAGACGGTTTGGCATAGCAGGGTTGAGGGTTCGGTGAGCACTCCCAGTTTAGGATATTTACGCCAAGACACAGAAAAGGCTAAGCACAGGGCTGATAGTCTCTGCGGTGCATCTCTCCCGGTGACGTAACGGATTACGTAAATTGAAGAAAACCCCTCAAAAACTGCGATTCAGTGAATTCACCCTGTATGAATGAAATAGAGTTCCCTGCTTGACCCATGTATTCAGGCAAAACCATCCCTTTACCCGCCCGGTTGCTTGGCTCTACCACCCTGGCGGCGATCGTCTGCACTGATGTCTTGGCCTCCACTGCCCGCATCCACACAGACCAGGAGCAGACCTTAACGCTGATCCGCCGCGATCACCAGACCATGCAGGAAATCTGTCAACGCTACGATGGGCAGATTGTCAAATCTCTGGGAGATGGGCTCATCCTGCGGTTTGCCAGCGTTAAGTCTGCGCTTCTATGTGCCCTGGAATTTCAGGCCACCCTGGCCACCCGATCGGAGCAACCAGGACTGCAACATCGAATTGGGATTCATCTGGGAGAAGTGGCCTTCGGACATGAGGACGATCTGCTGGGGGATGCCGTCAATATTGCCGATTGTCTGCAGCATCTGGCCCAACCGGGGGGGGTTTGCCTGTCCCGATCAGTCTACGATGCGATCGTGGCCAGCCTCCCCATCCAGCTCCAGGACGGCGGCTTAGTTCACCTGAATGGTCTGGCATCAGAAATGCGGGTCTACCATGTGCTCCCGGCCTATTCCTTAACCAGTGCAGGACAGAGGAACTCATCGGATCAACTGGCCGCCATCAGTTTCACAGCAGTGGTTGATTACAATACCCGCATGCATCAGGATCAGACCTTGACTCTGGGACAACTGCAGCGCGATTTTCAACTTATGCGGGAGGTTGGCCTGCGCTACGAAGGGAAAGAGATCAAATCCCTGGGCTATGGTCTGGTGATGGCTTTTGCCAGTGCCGAACGGGCTGTCACCTGGGCGATCGAAGTGCAACGGGCCCTGGCAGTCCAGACAGCACGGTTGGACCAGGAAGACAATCTGGAACATCGGATCGGCATCCATCTGGGGGATGTGGAGTTTCGGGATGGGGATGTCATGGGGGATGTGGTCAATATTGCAGCCCGACTCCAACCGCTAGCAGCGCCTGGTGGAGTCTGTCTTTCCCAGGCCGTTTATGATGCTGTCATGAGCGGGTTACAGGTTAGCGTGGAGGATGGGGGTCTGCAGAACTTAAAGGGAATTCCCCACCCGGTGCGGGTCTATGACATTCCACCCCCACCACCCGTCACCATTACGCGGCGAAAGGTGTTCATTTCTTATCGGGCCAAGGAGCCTGATTTGGGTCTGGCCAGGGAGTTTCACCATGCCCTCACGGCTGCAGGTCACGAAGTTTTCATGGCGGGAGAGAGCATTCGACCTGGTGAAGACTGGGTGCAGCGAATTGATGCAGAATTGCAGCAATGTGACTACCTGCTGTTACTGCTCTCCGAAAAGGCCGTTGCCAGTGAGATGGTCACGGAGGAAGTCCGTCGGGCCAAAGGGTTACGGGATTTGAGCCCCGATCGTAAGCCCGTGATTCTGCCCATTCGGGTCAGTTTTCCCAGAACGGCCCCCCTCAATTATGACCTGCGGGGATTCCTCAATCGCATCCAACAGCGGGAGTGGGAATCGTCCGAAGATACTCCGGCACTCCTGGAAGAATATCTGGACCTGATTGAGCGAGGAGCCCTGTTGGAGAGTGTGGAAGGTTCGGAACTGACCCTGACCCCGGTAGTCGAGCGTTCCGATCTACCACCCCTGCCTGTTGCTGAACCAGAATTGCCGGGGGGGCAAATGGATGTGGCCTCTGCTTTCTATGTGGTGCGGGAGCCGATCGAGTCCTTCTGCTATCGGGAAATCACAAAAAATGGGGCCTTGATTCGGATTAAGGCTCCCCGACAGATGGGTAAGACATCCCTGATGGCCCACATTCTCTACCAGGCCAAGCAACAGACCTATCGCACTATCCCTCTAACGTTCCAGCTCACAGATGAGGCAGTCTTTACGGACCTGAACCAGTTCCTGCGCCGCTTCTGTGCTCTGGTCAGCCGCAAGCTGGGCATTCCCCTGAAGCAACTGGACGAATACTGGGATGACCAGTATTTCGGTCCCAAGGATAACTGCACTGAATTCTTCGAACAGTGCATCCTGGCTAACCTGGAAACTCCGCTGGTGCTGGCTCTGGATGAGGTCGATCAGGTCTTTGTCAATCACCGGGTCGCTAAAGAATTCTTGACACTGCTGCGGGCCTGGAATGAACAGGCCAAGGTGAGTGATATCTGGGCCCAGTTGCGGCTGGTTCTGGTCCATTCTACGGAAGTCTACATTGTCATGGACACGAACTCTTCTCCCTTTAATGTGGGACTGCCGATCGAGCTGCCGGAATTCACGCCAGAGCAGGTCGCCGATCTGGCCGATCGTCACGGTCTGATCTGGACCCCAACCCAGATCCAGCAACTGATGGCCATGATTGGGGGGCATCCCTATCTGGTTCGAGTCGCCATGTACTATGTCGCTCGGGGGGATGTCAACTTTGCGGAGCTGTTGCAGATGGCCGCAACCGAAGCAGGGCTCTATGGGGATCACCTGCGCCGCCACCTGTGGAACCTGGAGCAGCACAAGGATCTAGCAACTGCAATGGCTCAGGTGGTTGCGTCCGAAATACCTGTGCGTCTGGATGCAGAGCAGGCATTCAAACTCCATGGCATGGGCCTGGTCCAGTTGCATCAGAACAAAGTGACACCCCGTTACGACATGTATCGCCTGTACTTCCGAGACCGGTTGGGAGGGTAAAGATGCTTGAAACGATCGATCTCTCAAACCATAGCTACCAGGTTGGGGGCAGTCTTGCCGCTGATAACCCGACCTATGTGTTCCGCAGCGCGGATCAGGATCTGTATGAGCGCCTCCAAGCTGGCGAGTTCTGTTATGTTTTCAACGCTCGCCAGATGGGAAAATCCAGTCTACGGGTCCAAACTATGCGACGCCTGCAGGCAGAGGGAATCGCCTGTGCCGCGATCGACATCACGACGATCGGCAGTCAACAGGTCACGCCCATGCAGTGGTACGCAGGCATCATTGGGCAACTGATCAGTGGGTTTGGGCTGGGTAGCCGAGTCAACCGTCGCACCTGGCTGCGGGAGCGAGATACGCTTACCCCTGTAGAGTTGCTGGGGGAGTTTATTGAGACCGTGTTGCTGGTGGAGATTACCCAACCACTGGTCATCTTTATAGATGAAATTGACAGCATGCTGAGCCTGGTCAACTTTCCCAGAGATGACTTTTTTGCCCTGATCCGGGCCTGCTACAACCATCGGGCCGATCGGCCTGCTTATCAACGACTCAACTTTGTCTTGATTGGGGTCGCTAATCCCTCCGAGCTGATGCAGGATAAGGGCCGCACCCCCTTCAACATTGGTCAGGCAATTGAACTAACAGGATTCCAACTCCCAGCAGCGGCTCCCCTGGTGAGTGGTCTGGCCGATCAGGTGCGCGATCCCCTGGCGGTACTTCAGGCCATCCTGGATTGGACGGGTGGACAACCCTTTCTAACCCAGAAATTGTGTCGGCTGGTGGTCGAGGCAGCGGATCATGGGGCAGACTCCAGCCCTGACCGCTCTCCGACTGACCTGGTAGACCACATTGTTCAGGCCCGTATCCTGAGTGATTGGGAATCTCAGGACATCCCAGAGCATCTGAAAACCATCCGCGATCGGATCCGACGGAATGAGCTGCGGGTGCGGCGGATGCTGGGGCTGTACCGTCAGGTGTTGGTGACGGGGGCGATCGCGGCGGATGATAGCCTGGATCAGATGGACTTGCGTCTGTCTGGGCTGGTGGTGAAGCAGCAGGAGCACTTACAGGCTCGCAATCCCATTTACCAGCAAGTCTTTAACCTGGATTGGGTCGATCGGGAGCTGGATCACCTTCGCAGTTATGCCGATGCGCTGAAAGCCTGGTTGAAGTCCGATCGACAGGATCAGTCCTGTTTGTTGCGGGGACAGGTCTTGCAGGAGGCCCAGAGGGAGGTGCTGGGCAAAAGTCTGAGTGACGAGGATTACCAGTTTCTGGCCGCCAGTCAGGATCTGGCCCGCAGCCATTTGGAAAGTGCCCTGGATCTGGAGCGGCAGGCCAAAGAAGCCGAACGGCTGGCCAAGGAATCGGCCAAACGATCGCTGGACGAGGCCACCCAGATCCTGAATCGGGCTGAAAAACGGGCTCGTTCTCGCATCCGTCTCGGCTTCCTTGCCTTCAGTCTGTTAACGTTGACGGGGGTGGCTGCAGCCTCCATCATTGCTGGACTGGCCATTCAAGAAGCCAATCGGAATGTGAATGAAGTTCAGGGGATCATCGATCGGGTGATTGGGGACATGACCCAGGAGCAGGCCAAACATAACCAGATTGGGGCTCTGCTGATTGCCCTGGAAGCCGCTCAGAATCTGCAGGATATTGCGGTGAAGAACAGTACATTGCAGCAGAAATATCCCCATGCCCGCCTGATGATGGCCTTGGGCCTGCTGGAAGCCCGTCCCCATGAGGAGCTGCGACTGGCCCTGAGTCAGATTCTGGGCAATATGCGGGAGTATAATCAACTGAAGCAATCTGCCACGATTGCAGTTGTTGCCTTTAGCCCGGATAGTCGTTCTCTGGCCATTGCGTTGAGGAACGGCAGGGTAGTTCTCTGGGACCAGAAGACCCAGAACAAACAAGTATTTGAAGCCCATCGGGAGCGGATTACCAGTTTAAGTTTCACGCCGGACGGCACGAAACTGGTGACGACTTCTGCAGACAAGACGGCCAGCCTCTGGAATCTACCAAACCTGACCCGCAATCCCCAGCCACTGATACGTCTGCACCATCCTGATCAGGTCACAGGGAGTAGTATCAGTCCGGATGGAAAGCTGCTGGCCACGTCATCCAGCGATCGTAAGGTTCGGATCTGGAGCATGGCTGGAACCCCACTGCAGGTGTTAACCTATCCCTCACCCATCCGGTGGGTCAGTTTTAGTGGGGATGGCCGCTATCTGGCGATGGTTGTCGATGGATCTCCCCAGATCTGGGATTGGAATATAGGTAAGCCCCTACAAATCTTGAAAACGGAAGGGAGTGTGAATCGGGTCAGCTTCAGTCCTACCCGTCCAGTTCTGGTCTCAACCGCTTTTGATGGGTCCATCAACCTTTGGACACAAGATCCAGGCAGCGCCAACTGGCGATCCGTTCAGAAGCCGATTAAACAGCACCAGGACAGCATTCTTGGTCTCAGTTTTGGCAACCATGGGCAACAGTTTGCGACGGTATCTACCGATCTCACGATTCGGATTTGGTCTTTGCAAGGGAAACAGGTGCTGAAACTGCACCAGCAATCTTCAGCACGGGGGGTTAGTCTCAGCCCGGATGGTAACTACATCGCCACCACATCTTCCGATCGCATCGTTCGCCTCTGGAAGACCCAACAGCCAGAGGCCCCAGGCCAACCCCAGAAGCTGGCCGAACTAGATGTGCTGGTCGGTAAGGGTTGTACCTGGTTGCAGGATTATTTTGTCAACCATCCAGAGGATCTGCAGAAACTGCCAGTCTGTCAGGCCGCGCTCAAAGCCAGTCTTCCTGATAACACCTGGAAAACCTTGACCAATTCCACATCTGGGGAATTCAGAACAGCTTTTTGACCCGATCGGCCACCCTCTGCCAGAGCGGCTTCGGGGGTTTGGGCTGGAACGGGGACACGGCTGGTTTTTCTTCGTTCAGATAGCGGTAATGTTCCCAGATTTCCCAATAGGGACAACCCGGCTGTATCCGAAATCCGGCCCAATGGAGATATTGCAACGGTTGATTCACATTGGGATCTATCAAACGACCCTTGTCATCAAACACAAAATGCTTGCTCCCTGCCCAACTTCCCGGTGCGCCCCCAGACCGATGCACCACATTGAAGCGGCGAGCCACCCGTTTTAAGATCATGTAGTTGATGATTGGCTGATCCGAGGTTTTCTGGGAGAAATCAAAATACTCGGGATGGGCAGCACAATCTCTAAAACTTTCGTATAGGTCAGATTCGGAGAGTAAACCTTTTTTAGAGGCCCAGAAGCCACCATTGAACAGACCTTTCAGATCAGCTTCAGTGAAGACCTGATCCTCCAGAACTTTAGGACTAAAGACATTGGCAATTCCTCCAGCATGCTGATAGTCATAGCAGAGAAAATCGTAGTCTTTGAGATAATCTAGAACGTTAATTAAACGATCGAAGACAACAATATCTGTATCGATATAGGCGAATTCATCTAGGGGACCAAACCAGCAGGCTTGCTTGCGAAACTGATTCGGACGGGCGAAAAAATTCTCCCCGAAAATCTGCTGCAGTTGTCTAGAAAGTCGATCGATAAACTCTAAATCAGCAAAAGTTTGAACCCCAAACCGCTCTGCTAGAGTGGCAGCAACAATTTGATACTGATCATCGTAGGGAATCAGGATCACCGGGGTATCTGGGTCGTCAAGGCGAATACTATTTAACAGGGCGATGGCCTGATCTAGTACTTTATCGTTGGCAGTAATATAATATCCCCGACTCATAAATTCCCTTCACTGTATCAGGTTTAATTTTTTCAAAATTCTGGTGGCCAAACTCGGACCCTGATCATAAGGTTTGGGTTTGCCCATCAGCTTGGGCCGGTTTTCTGGCTCTTTCAAATAGCGATAATGCAAAAAGATATCTCGATAGAGAAAGCCGACGTTTTCACCAGCACAGAGTTGGGTAAAGACTGTGGAAGGCAGACCAATGAAATGAAGATAGGTCAGTCGATTTCCATGATCATAGAGAATGTTATTTCGGGCTTCAAAGTGGAGGGAAGTTACAGAGTTGCCAGTGATTTTCTCTGGAGGTAATTGGAAGGCTAGATTACAAATGGAGAGGGATGATCGCATCACCATGTAGTTGAGGATTGGTTGATCTGCAGCCATCGGATATAAAACTTCCGCTTCACCTTCCCGCAGTTTGCTGAGTAGCCATTCTCGTTTTTCCGCATCAAAAATTCCCCGTTTGGTCACATACATCCCTGAACAGAAAATCTCAGAGTTGATGCGCTCAGGTGGGAAAAGCTCAGAGAGCTTAGGGGAGGAAACTTCATAGACATGGGTCGGATCTTTGTGCTGAAAATCGTAAACAACCCAATCATGATGGTTAAGGTGCTCAAAGAGTACATCCACAGGAGCCATCAGCAGAGTATCCGCATCCATATACATGAAGCGATCGAAGGGACCGTCAAACGCAGGTAGGCGGCGGTGGGCACCCATCCGCCGGTAAGGTTCTTTCCAGCGCTGATGGGCTGTAGGATGGGCATCCCAGATATCCCGGACAAATTGATCCCACTTTTGGATCGAGTCCTGATCGTCATAGAGCTGGACGTTAGGCCGCCGTTCTATCTCTGCTTTAATCAACTCAACCCGATCGTCGTAGGGAAACACACAAACAGGCATGTTTGGCCCCATCATCACTTCAATGCTATTCAGCAACGCAATGAGTTGGTCGTAAACTCGATCGTTCGCTAACGTACAGATGCCGTCCATAAGTCTGTTTTAGGGTCCTAGGGTAATCTTTACGCGGAAAGCCGTTGGATGAATTCAGAAAGCCAATTGAGAAGATTTAATTTGTGAAGAATAATTTGTCTGGCTTCAGCGATCGCAGCCCTGGCCTCATACCAGGCATCTGGCGTCGCCGTCACCTCCCGGATATAGGCCAAACCTTTTTCATCCAGGCTGGGCAGCCGGAGAAAACTACCGGGAGGCAGGAGGCGATCGGCGGCTGACCCTCCATGGTAGATGGGCAGACACCAGGCCAGAAGTGCATCCCAAAGCTTCTCAGTTACATAGAGGTCATTGTCAGCATAGTTCTCAACGGTTAGATTGTAGGTGTAGGGAGCCATCCCATGCCACTTTTTATCCAGTGCCCCCCAGGATTTTGT
Coding sequences:
- a CDS encoding Npun_R2821/Npun_R2822 family protein yields the protein MDGICTLANDRVYDQLIALLNSIEVMMGPNMPVCVFPYDDRVELIKAEIERRPNVQLYDDQDSIQKWDQFVRDIWDAHPTAHQRWKEPYRRMGAHRRLPAFDGPFDRFMYMDADTLLMAPVDVLFEHLNHHDWVVYDFQHKDPTHVYEVSSPKLSELFPPERINSEIFCSGMYVTKRGIFDAEKREWLLSKLREGEAEVLYPMAADQPILNYMVMRSSLSICNLAFQLPPEKITGNSVTSLHFEARNNILYDHGNRLTYLHFIGLPSTVFTQLCAGENVGFLYRDIFLHYRYLKEPENRPKLMGKPKPYDQGPSLATRILKKLNLIQ